The Funiculus sociatus GB2-C1 genomic sequence ATCGCACTCTCAATCGCCGGCGCATATCTCTCAAGTACCTGACCAGTCAGTCCGGGACGCAGTGCGCTTTTGCGCTGGCGATGCAAATCGGGACGCTGAAACAGACTGTACTCGCCAAACATATCCATCGTGGTTGCTGGCAAGGCAATCTCTGTGTATTTCAAGTCCCCGTTAAATGTCATTTGAGTAGCTTTAGCTGAACCGACAAAGACAGTAGTGCCACCAAAGACACTGGTGTTAAAAATGGCACCGTACTTTTCTAGATTTTGGCGACAGAAGCGATCCGGATTGGCAATGTAATTTAATGTGTCTGACCACTTTGGCTTTCGCGGTGGCGCGATCGCATCTTTTGGTGGTGCTTGTCCTTCCTCTAGTACCAATACCTCGTCGATATCTTGGTTCATAACTATGCCAGCTGTGTCATGTTAGATGCTGTTGAGAATCTCTATAGGAACCACCTGCACTATTTGGCTAAAACCTGCCGCAGTGCTTCCAAAAGTCGATCTACACTCTCTGAACGACTGTTAAAGCCCATCAAACCCACACGCCAGACTTTACCAGCCAGTTCCCCTAATCCGCCCCCAATTTCTATATTGTGTTCCATCAGCAGCTGACGCGCGATCGCCTTCCCATCCAAACCCTCTGGAATGCAAACCGTAGTAAGCGTTGGCAAACGAAACTCTCGTTCAACGTGCATGGTGAGTCCTAAATCTTCTAACCCCTCCCAGAGATACTCAACATTCTTTTGGTGACGCATCCAGGAATTTTCTATTCCTTCTTCGGCAATCAAACGCAGCGCTTCTCGCAGCGCATAGTACAAGTTAATCGGGGCAGTGTGGTGATAAGTGCGTTCTTGGCCCCAATACTTACTCAACAACGTCATATCCAGATACCAGTTAGCCACCTTAGTGCGACGTTGTTGCATTTTATCAACCGCACGGGGACTCATTGTAAACGGCGAAGCACCGGGCGGACAACCTAACCCTTTCTGGCTGCAACTATAAGCTAGGTCAACCTTCCACTCATCCAGAAACAAGGGAACACCACCCAAACTGGTGACAGTAT encodes the following:
- a CDS encoding aminotransferase class V-fold PLP-dependent enzyme, with the translated sequence MMLTSSINNTARLQLAPLKIPTRLLLGPGPSNAHPAVLQAMNTPPVGHLDPAFLGLMDEIQTLLRYVWQTENPLTIAVSGTGTAAMEATIANVTEPGDVVLIGVNGYFGNRLVDMAGRYGADVRTITKPWGQVFALDELRSALETHRPAILALVNAETSTGARQPLEGVGDLCREFDCLLLVDTVTSLGGVPLFLDEWKVDLAYSCSQKGLGCPPGASPFTMSPRAVDKMQQRRTKVANWYLDMTLLSKYWGQERTYHHTAPINLYYALREALRLIAEEGIENSWMRHQKNVEYLWEGLEDLGLTMHVEREFRLPTLTTVCIPEGLDGKAIARQLLMEHNIEIGGGLGELAGKVWRVGLMGFNSRSESVDRLLEALRQVLAK